The following coding sequences are from one Dermacentor andersoni chromosome 5, qqDerAnde1_hic_scaffold, whole genome shotgun sequence window:
- the LOC126531755 gene encoding ATP-binding cassette sub-family G member 1-like isoform X1: MDSGPVLLNMSRLGNELSSNYYDNLALDLQNKATTLHGTLGAVLPIQTEVNGNGRPNGFRNFESIDVAWKNLTYKVKCGRTSRNLVQNMSGEVRSGTLTAVMGPSGAGKTTLLNLLTGFYDKGYTGEIHINGYVRERELFNKQSCYVMQEDRLLPVLTVFEAISMSVELRMPNIEPKDKAKKVEQSIQEWGLEACRNTLTENLSGGQRKRLAIAQELVNNPPVLFLDEPTSGLDNVSSLMCVQILKRMASMGHTVVCSIHAPSAKIFSHFDMLYMVSGGQCIYNGEVDHLVGFLSRHGLQCPQFHNPADYICEIASGEYGDCCNRLSVEFELPEPDKSAIVKGTRSKYGGVIMTNEQKAEAYRMYSFKVNQFHQFRVLLKRCWLSVFRNKVATPLRLVAYVGFAAFMVILFYGIGNKATTVTNNVTMFFAISCVCVFQSVLPAAIVFPMEVLVLAREQRNCWYSLHVYYLANYIAEIPFLVVPIGLLIGIVYYPTGQPMVLWRFASLMLFSVQICSVSQALALIVSAVSKLQTAVFLALPVVSPAYFFCGFFVPAHLLSPYTRWMTDASYMYYAYNGLLLSVYGYGREHLECDEFVCLYEDPAHFLEVVGAADKKIHVLTVVLLAFELAARLTAFALLKMRLSRKE; encoded by the exons TTGGAGCCGTGCTGCCGATCCAGACTGAAGTGAACGGAAATGGCCGCCCGAACGGGTTCAGAAACTTCGAGAGCATCGACGTTGCCTGGAAGAACCTTACCTACAAGGTCAAGTGCGGCAGAA CCAGTAGGAACCTGGTACAAAACATGAGCGGCGAAGTGCGTTCTGGTACACTGACGGCAGTCATGGGCCCTTCCGGTGCTGGCAAGACGACATTGCTCAACTTGCTTACGGGTTTCTA CGACAAGGGCTACACCGGAGAAATTCATATCAACGGCTACGTGCGCGAACGGGAGCTGTTCAACAAGCAGAGCTGCTACGTCATGCAGGAAGACCGCCTGCTGCCAGTTCTGACGGTATTCGAAGCCATCTCCATGAGCGTTGAACTGCGAATGCCGAACATTGAACCAAAGGACAAGGCCAAGAAG GTAGAGCAGTCAATACAAGAATGGGGCCTGGAGGCGTGCCGAAACACTCTCACGGAGAATCTGTCCGGCGGCCAGCGGAAGCGGCTGGCCATCGCCCAAGAGCTGGTTAACAACCCGCCTGTTCTGTTCCTCGACGAACCTACAAG TGGCCTGGACAACGTATCTAGTCTAATGTGCGTACAGATCCTCAAGCGGATGGCATCCATGGGTCACACGGTCGTTTGCTCCATACATGCCCCCAGTGCCAAGATATTCTCTCATTTCGATATG CTGTACATGGTATCCGGAGGACAGTGCATCTACAACGGTGAAGTGGATCATCTTGTGGGATTCCTTTCAAGACACGGCCTGCAGTGCCCACAGTTTCACAACCCCGCCGACTACA TTTGCGAGATAGCGTCCGGCGAGTACGGTGACTGCTGCAATAGGTTGAGCGTTGAGTTCGAGCTTCCCGAGCCGGATAAAAGCGCGATCGTCAAAGGGACACGGTCGAAATACGGCGGAGTGATCATGACTAACGAG CAAAAAGCAGAGGCCTACAGGATGTACTCCTTCAAGGTCAACCAATTTCACCAGTTTCGAGTCCTGCTGAAACGCTGTTGGCTTTCAGTTTTCCGCAACAAG GTGGCAACACCTCTGAGGCTCGTGGCATACGTTGGCTTCGCGGCATTCATGGTGATACTCTTCTACGGCATAGGTAACAAGGCAACCACGGTGACGAACAATGTCACCATGTTTTTCGCCATTTCCTGCGTCTGCGTTTTCCAGTCAGTCCTGCCCGCCGCTATTGTAT TTCCGATGGAAGTACTAGTCTTGGCACGAGAACAACGAAACTGCTGGTACAGCCTGCACGTTTACTATCTGGCAAACTATATTGCCGAGATTCCTTTCCTG GTCGTCCCCATCGGCCTGTTGATCGGCATCGTCTACTACCCGACGGGGCAGCCTATGGTGCTCTGGCGCTTTGCGAGCCTGATGCTGTTCAGCGTCCAGATCTGCTCCGTGTCGCAGGCCTTGGCTCTCATCGTGTCGGCAGTCTCCAAGCTTCAG ACTGCAGTGTTCCTTGCCCTGCCAGTGGTGTCTCCAGCCTATTTCTTCTGTGGCTTCTTCGTGCCGGCGCACTTGCTCAGCCCGTACACACGGTGGATGACAGACGCGTCGTACATGTACTACGCGTACAACGGCTTACTCTTGTCAGTGTACGGCTACGGCCGCGAACACCTCGAGTGTGACGAGTTCGTGTGCCTGTACGAGGACCCGGCGCACTTCCTGGAGGTCGTAGGTGCTGCGGACAAGAAGATACACGTGTTGACTGTCGTCTTGCTGGCGTTCGAGCTGGCAGCCAGACTGACGGCGTTTGCTTTGCTCAAAATGAGGCTCTCCAGGAAGGAGTGA
- the LOC126531755 gene encoding ATP-binding cassette sub-family G member 1-like isoform X2, producing MSGEVRSGTLTAVMGPSGAGKTTLLNLLTGFYDKGYTGEIHINGYVRERELFNKQSCYVMQEDRLLPVLTVFEAISMSVELRMPNIEPKDKAKKVEQSIQEWGLEACRNTLTENLSGGQRKRLAIAQELVNNPPVLFLDEPTSGLDNVSSLMCVQILKRMASMGHTVVCSIHAPSAKIFSHFDMLYMVSGGQCIYNGEVDHLVGFLSRHGLQCPQFHNPADYICEIASGEYGDCCNRLSVEFELPEPDKSAIVKGTRSKYGGVIMTNEQKAEAYRMYSFKVNQFHQFRVLLKRCWLSVFRNKVATPLRLVAYVGFAAFMVILFYGIGNKATTVTNNVTMFFAISCVCVFQSVLPAAIVFPMEVLVLAREQRNCWYSLHVYYLANYIAEIPFLVVPIGLLIGIVYYPTGQPMVLWRFASLMLFSVQICSVSQALALIVSAVSKLQTAVFLALPVVSPAYFFCGFFVPAHLLSPYTRWMTDASYMYYAYNGLLLSVYGYGREHLECDEFVCLYEDPAHFLEVVGAADKKIHVLTVVLLAFELAARLTAFALLKMRLSRKE from the exons ATGAGCGGCGAAGTGCGTTCTGGTACACTGACGGCAGTCATGGGCCCTTCCGGTGCTGGCAAGACGACATTGCTCAACTTGCTTACGGGTTTCTA CGACAAGGGCTACACCGGAGAAATTCATATCAACGGCTACGTGCGCGAACGGGAGCTGTTCAACAAGCAGAGCTGCTACGTCATGCAGGAAGACCGCCTGCTGCCAGTTCTGACGGTATTCGAAGCCATCTCCATGAGCGTTGAACTGCGAATGCCGAACATTGAACCAAAGGACAAGGCCAAGAAG GTAGAGCAGTCAATACAAGAATGGGGCCTGGAGGCGTGCCGAAACACTCTCACGGAGAATCTGTCCGGCGGCCAGCGGAAGCGGCTGGCCATCGCCCAAGAGCTGGTTAACAACCCGCCTGTTCTGTTCCTCGACGAACCTACAAG TGGCCTGGACAACGTATCTAGTCTAATGTGCGTACAGATCCTCAAGCGGATGGCATCCATGGGTCACACGGTCGTTTGCTCCATACATGCCCCCAGTGCCAAGATATTCTCTCATTTCGATATG CTGTACATGGTATCCGGAGGACAGTGCATCTACAACGGTGAAGTGGATCATCTTGTGGGATTCCTTTCAAGACACGGCCTGCAGTGCCCACAGTTTCACAACCCCGCCGACTACA TTTGCGAGATAGCGTCCGGCGAGTACGGTGACTGCTGCAATAGGTTGAGCGTTGAGTTCGAGCTTCCCGAGCCGGATAAAAGCGCGATCGTCAAAGGGACACGGTCGAAATACGGCGGAGTGATCATGACTAACGAG CAAAAAGCAGAGGCCTACAGGATGTACTCCTTCAAGGTCAACCAATTTCACCAGTTTCGAGTCCTGCTGAAACGCTGTTGGCTTTCAGTTTTCCGCAACAAG GTGGCAACACCTCTGAGGCTCGTGGCATACGTTGGCTTCGCGGCATTCATGGTGATACTCTTCTACGGCATAGGTAACAAGGCAACCACGGTGACGAACAATGTCACCATGTTTTTCGCCATTTCCTGCGTCTGCGTTTTCCAGTCAGTCCTGCCCGCCGCTATTGTAT TTCCGATGGAAGTACTAGTCTTGGCACGAGAACAACGAAACTGCTGGTACAGCCTGCACGTTTACTATCTGGCAAACTATATTGCCGAGATTCCTTTCCTG GTCGTCCCCATCGGCCTGTTGATCGGCATCGTCTACTACCCGACGGGGCAGCCTATGGTGCTCTGGCGCTTTGCGAGCCTGATGCTGTTCAGCGTCCAGATCTGCTCCGTGTCGCAGGCCTTGGCTCTCATCGTGTCGGCAGTCTCCAAGCTTCAG ACTGCAGTGTTCCTTGCCCTGCCAGTGGTGTCTCCAGCCTATTTCTTCTGTGGCTTCTTCGTGCCGGCGCACTTGCTCAGCCCGTACACACGGTGGATGACAGACGCGTCGTACATGTACTACGCGTACAACGGCTTACTCTTGTCAGTGTACGGCTACGGCCGCGAACACCTCGAGTGTGACGAGTTCGTGTGCCTGTACGAGGACCCGGCGCACTTCCTGGAGGTCGTAGGTGCTGCGGACAAGAAGATACACGTGTTGACTGTCGTCTTGCTGGCGTTCGAGCTGGCAGCCAGACTGACGGCGTTTGCTTTGCTCAAAATGAGGCTCTCCAGGAAGGAGTGA